The proteins below are encoded in one region of Nitrosomonas ureae:
- the tkt gene encoding transketolase codes for MGTFKDFDATVFKDLTSAVRALAMDAVQKANSGHPGMPMGMAEIAEVLWIHHLRHNPGNPGWVDRDRFVLSNGHGSMLIYALLHLTGYDLPMEEIKKFRQFHSKTPGHPEYGYTPGVETTTGPLGQGITNAVGMALAEKVLAAEFNRPGYNIVDHHTYVFLGDGCLMEGISHEACSLAGTLGLGKLICFYDDNGISIDGHVEGWFTDDTPKRFESYGWHVVPNVNGHDPVAIEAAIEAAKQVNNKPSMICCKTVIGLGSPNMANTHSVHGAALGDAEIAATRPHIGWHHPPFEIPQNVYSVWDARAKGQKLETEWNQKFAEYAEKHPAEAAEFNRRMAGELPANWSSHVENVINQVNAKAESIASRKASQNAIEGLAPILPELIGGSADLAGSNLTLWSGSKGIDNNAGGNYVYYGVREFGMSAMMNGLSLHGGLIPYGATFLMFSEYARNALRMAALMKIRNIFVFTHDSIGLGEDGPTHQPVEQTATLRYIPNMDVWRPCDTVESTVSWVRAIERKDGPSTLIFSRQNLPFQKRDAAIIKQIEKGGYVLAEASNSKPQVILIATGSEVGLAVNAQKVLADEGIHARVVSMPCTNVFDRQEPSYKESVLPKDVKRVAIEAGVTDFWRKYVGLDGAVVGIDTFGESAPADVLFKHFGFTVENVVKTVKNVL; via the coding sequence ATGGGGACATTCAAGGATTTTGACGCGACGGTATTTAAAGATTTGACCAGTGCGGTGCGCGCATTGGCGATGGATGCCGTGCAAAAAGCCAATTCTGGTCACCCTGGTATGCCAATGGGTATGGCTGAAATTGCTGAGGTACTGTGGATTCACCACTTGCGTCATAATCCTGGCAATCCGGGTTGGGTTGACCGTGACCGGTTTGTGCTATCTAACGGACATGGATCCATGTTGATTTATGCTTTGTTACATTTGACCGGTTACGATTTACCGATGGAAGAAATTAAAAAATTTCGTCAATTCCATTCAAAAACACCCGGACATCCCGAGTATGGTTACACGCCAGGCGTGGAAACTACTACCGGACCCTTGGGTCAGGGTATCACGAATGCGGTAGGCATGGCTTTGGCAGAAAAAGTATTGGCAGCCGAATTCAATCGCCCTGGTTACAATATTGTAGATCATCACACGTATGTTTTTCTCGGCGATGGTTGTTTAATGGAAGGCATCTCGCATGAAGCTTGCTCATTAGCCGGCACTTTGGGTTTGGGCAAACTTATCTGCTTTTATGATGATAATGGCATTTCCATAGATGGGCATGTGGAAGGTTGGTTTACCGATGATACGCCAAAGCGTTTCGAATCTTATGGCTGGCATGTAGTGCCTAATGTCAATGGCCATGATCCTGTTGCGATTGAAGCTGCGATTGAAGCTGCAAAGCAAGTCAACAACAAACCATCGATGATTTGCTGCAAAACGGTCATCGGATTGGGTTCTCCGAATATGGCCAATACCCATTCTGTACATGGCGCCGCATTAGGTGATGCGGAAATCGCCGCTACTCGCCCGCATATTGGTTGGCATCACCCACCTTTTGAAATTCCGCAAAATGTTTATAGTGTTTGGGACGCAAGAGCGAAAGGTCAGAAGCTGGAAACGGAATGGAATCAGAAGTTTGCGGAATATGCAGAAAAACATCCCGCGGAGGCGGCGGAATTTAATCGTCGAATGGCTGGAGAATTGCCTGCAAATTGGAGCAGTCATGTTGAGAATGTTATTAATCAAGTCAATGCCAAAGCGGAATCCATCGCGAGCCGCAAGGCTTCGCAAAATGCAATTGAAGGCTTAGCGCCCATTCTGCCGGAATTGATTGGGGGATCTGCCGATTTGGCCGGCTCCAACCTGACACTATGGTCAGGTTCCAAGGGTATCGACAATAACGCCGGTGGCAATTACGTCTATTATGGTGTACGTGAATTTGGGATGAGCGCAATGATGAACGGATTATCGTTGCACGGCGGCCTGATTCCTTACGGCGCAACCTTTCTGATGTTTTCAGAATACGCTCGTAATGCACTGCGTATGGCCGCTTTGATGAAAATCCGTAACATCTTTGTCTTTACACATGATTCAATTGGTCTGGGCGAGGATGGTCCAACGCATCAACCGGTAGAACAAACAGCCACATTGCGTTATATCCCCAATATGGATGTATGGCGGCCTTGTGACACCGTTGAATCAACCGTTTCATGGGTTCGTGCCATCGAACGTAAGGACGGCCCTTCAACATTGATTTTCAGCCGCCAGAATCTGCCGTTCCAGAAACGAGACGCGGCAATCATCAAACAGATTGAAAAAGGTGGCTATGTATTAGCCGAAGCAAGTAACAGCAAACCGCAAGTTATTCTCATCGCTACCGGCTCAGAAGTCGGTCTAGCCGTGAACGCGCAGAAAGTATTGGCGGATGAGGGCATCCATGCACGCGTTGTTTCCATGCCCTGTACCAATGTTTTTGACCGCCAGGAACCATCTTACAAGGAAAGTGTCTTGCCAAAAGATGTCAAACGCGTGGCCATTGAGGCTGGAGTGACGGATTTCTGGCGTAAATATGTCGGGTTGGATGGCGCAGTAGTGGGTATTGATACTTTTGGTGAATCAGCGCCTGCAGATGTGCTGTTCAAGCATTTCGGCTTTACTGTCGAAAACGTAGTTAAAACAGTAAAAAACGTTCTCTAA
- the rpiA gene encoding ribose-5-phosphate isomerase RpiA: protein MTQDEQKRAAAVAAIQYIPVDCIVGVGTGSTANYFIDELAKIKHKIEGAVASSDATAQRLKEHGIEVHDLNNVIDIPVYVDGADEITENLHMIKGGGGALTREKIVAAVAQKFICITDQSKLVKILGNFPLPVEVIPMARSYVAREIVHLGGHPALRHDFITDNGNIILDVHGLQIINPVELEATLNQIAGVVTNGLFARRGADTLLLGTDNGIRIISI, encoded by the coding sequence ATGACACAAGACGAACAGAAACGTGCAGCAGCGGTTGCTGCAATTCAATATATTCCAGTTGATTGTATTGTTGGAGTAGGTACAGGTTCCACCGCTAACTATTTTATTGATGAGCTGGCTAAAATCAAGCATAAAATTGAAGGGGCTGTTGCGAGCTCCGATGCAACAGCACAAAGACTTAAGGAACATGGTATCGAAGTACATGATCTCAATAACGTTATTGATATCCCTGTTTATGTTGACGGTGCAGATGAGATCACTGAGAATTTGCATATGATCAAGGGTGGCGGTGGCGCATTGACACGGGAGAAGATCGTTGCCGCAGTAGCACAGAAATTTATTTGCATTACCGATCAGAGCAAGCTGGTAAAAATTCTTGGCAACTTCCCTTTGCCTGTCGAGGTTATCCCGATGGCACGTAGTTATGTTGCGCGTGAAATTGTTCATTTGGGTGGGCATCCGGCTTTGCGTCACGACTTCATCACAGACAATGGCAATATCATTCTGGACGTACATGGATTGCAAATTATCAATCCTGTTGAACTGGAAGCCACGCTTAATCAAATTGCCGGTGTTGTAACCAATGGTCTTTTTGCACGACGTGGGGCAGATACGCTATTATTGGGAACAGATAACGGCATACGTATAATTTCTATTTGA
- the gap gene encoding type I glyceraldehyde-3-phosphate dehydrogenase, with amino-acid sequence MTIKVGINGFGRIGRMVFRSAVQNFSDIEIVAINDLLEPDYLAYMLKHDSVHGRFQGDVSIDGNTLVVNGKRIRLTAIKDPAELKWSEVGAEVVIESTGLFLTKETCEKHLVAGAKKVIMSAPSKDDTPMFVYGVNDKSYKGESIISNASCTTNCLAPMAKVLNDKWGIKRGLMTTVHAATATQKTVDGPSNKDWRGGRGILENIIPSSTGAAKAVGVVIPELNKKLTGMAFRVPTSDVSVVDLTVELENEASYDEICNAMKEASEGSMKGVLGYTDQKVVSTDFRGESCTSIFDAEAGMALDKSFVKVVAWYDNEWGYSTKVLEMVRTVAK; translated from the coding sequence ATGACAATTAAGGTTGGAATTAATGGATTTGGTCGTATCGGGCGTATGGTTTTTCGCTCAGCAGTACAGAATTTTTCTGATATTGAGATTGTAGCAATTAATGATTTATTAGAGCCTGACTACCTGGCTTATATGTTGAAACACGATTCAGTGCATGGCCGTTTCCAAGGCGATGTGTCAATTGATGGAAATACATTAGTAGTTAATGGCAAAAGAATTCGTTTGACCGCAATTAAAGATCCTGCTGAATTGAAATGGAGCGAAGTGGGAGCTGAAGTCGTTATTGAATCCACAGGGCTCTTCCTGACCAAAGAAACTTGCGAAAAGCACTTGGTGGCAGGTGCTAAAAAAGTCATCATGTCTGCGCCTTCGAAAGATGATACACCCATGTTTGTATATGGTGTGAATGACAAATCCTATAAAGGTGAAAGCATTATTTCCAACGCCTCCTGTACTACCAACTGCTTGGCGCCGATGGCTAAGGTATTGAACGACAAATGGGGCATTAAACGCGGATTGATGACTACAGTACATGCAGCAACCGCGACTCAGAAAACTGTAGATGGTCCATCTAATAAAGACTGGCGCGGTGGGCGCGGCATTCTGGAAAATATTATTCCGTCTTCAACGGGTGCTGCCAAGGCAGTAGGCGTGGTAATTCCTGAACTGAACAAAAAATTGACCGGCATGGCTTTTCGTGTCCCAACTTCGGATGTTTCAGTGGTTGACTTAACGGTTGAGCTGGAAAATGAAGCGAGCTACGATGAGATTTGCAATGCAATGAAGGAAGCTTCCGAAGGTTCAATGAAAGGGGTGTTGGGTTATACCGATCAGAAAGTGGTTTCTACCGATTTCCGCGGTGAAAGCTGCACGTCCATTTTCGATGCTGAAGCTGGCATGGCTTTGGATAAAAGTTTTGTTAAAGTGGTAGCATGGTACGACAATGAGTGGGGTTATTCCACCAAAGTATTGGAGATGGTTCGTACTGTTGCCAAGTAA
- a CDS encoding phosphoglycerate kinase translates to MPVIKLVDLDLKGKRVFIRADLNVPVKDGKVTSDARITASMATINHCLKEGAKIMVTSHLGRPDEGIWTEENSLKPVADNIANRLGKPVRLIKDWVGGGFDVAAGELVVLENCRINKGEKKNLEETAQKYAKLCDVFVMDAFGTAHRAEASTHGIAKYAPIACAGILLTEELEALTKALLSPARPMVAIVGGSKVSTKLTVLESLSEKVDQLVVGGGIANTFLKATGKNVGKSLCEDDLVPTAKNLMDKMAKRNASIPIAVDVVVGKKFDANEPAVLKDAGSVADDEMIFDIGPRSAQELADIIMKAGTVVWNGPVGVFEFDQFGAGTEKIARAIAETKAFTLAGGGDTIAAIQKYDIYNKVSYISTAGGAFLEFLEGKKLPAVEILEMRAN, encoded by the coding sequence GTGCCAGTTATTAAACTTGTTGACCTTGATCTAAAAGGTAAGCGTGTATTCATACGCGCTGATCTAAACGTGCCTGTAAAGGATGGCAAAGTAACCTCGGACGCCCGCATTACCGCCTCCATGGCGACGATTAATCATTGCCTCAAAGAAGGTGCCAAGATAATGGTAACTTCTCATCTGGGACGTCCTGATGAAGGAATATGGACCGAAGAAAATTCCTTAAAGCCCGTTGCTGATAATATCGCCAACCGTCTAGGAAAACCCGTTCGGCTAATCAAAGACTGGGTGGGCGGTGGATTTGATGTTGCTGCGGGAGAGTTGGTAGTACTTGAAAATTGCCGTATCAACAAAGGCGAAAAGAAAAATCTCGAGGAAACTGCACAGAAATACGCAAAATTATGTGATGTGTTTGTTATGGATGCCTTCGGCACTGCGCACCGTGCAGAAGCTTCAACTCATGGTATCGCGAAATATGCCCCGATAGCTTGTGCAGGAATTTTACTGACTGAAGAGCTGGAAGCTTTAACTAAAGCGCTGTTGAGTCCGGCTCGTCCTATGGTTGCCATAGTAGGCGGTTCGAAAGTTTCTACCAAACTTACCGTACTTGAGTCGCTGTCCGAAAAAGTGGATCAATTGGTTGTTGGCGGCGGCATCGCTAATACTTTTCTTAAAGCCACTGGCAAGAATGTCGGTAAGTCATTGTGTGAAGACGATTTGGTTCCAACGGCCAAAAATTTGATGGATAAAATGGCCAAACGCAATGCATCAATCCCGATTGCGGTCGATGTTGTGGTTGGTAAGAAATTTGATGCCAATGAACCGGCTGTATTAAAGGATGCTGGTAGCGTGGCAGATGATGAAATGATTTTCGACATCGGTCCAAGAAGTGCGCAGGAATTAGCAGATATCATTATGAAAGCCGGAACGGTAGTGTGGAACGGTCCCGTAGGTGTATTTGAATTTGATCAGTTTGGCGCCGGAACTGAAAAGATTGCACGAGCAATTGCAGAAACTAAGGCATTCACGCTGGCAGGCGGTGGCGATACGATCGCAGCCATTCAAAAATATGATATTTATAACAAAGTCTCCTATATCTCAACGGCAGGAGGTGCCTTTCTAGAATTTTTAGAAGGCAAAAAGCTGCCTGCAGTAGAAATTCTGGAAATGCGCGCTAACTAA
- the phoU gene encoding phosphate signaling complex protein PhoU, with product MATNKEHISKQFDADLEEVRTRVLQMGGFVEEQIEYAIEALTSGNEELIDQVITRDHRVNAMEVSIDEICNQIIARRQPTASDLRMIMMVIKTITDLERIGDEAAKIARMAKLIYSSDRMHIPRFNEIKHVASIAMDMLHKALDSFARLDLNAAAQIVRQDEFVDEEFRSILRQLITFMMEDPRKISTCLEIVFIAKAIERIGDHAKNMSEYVVYMVKGKDVRHVTADQIEQEIRE from the coding sequence ATGGCAACAAATAAAGAGCATATTTCTAAGCAATTTGATGCTGATCTTGAGGAAGTTCGTACACGCGTTTTGCAGATGGGTGGTTTCGTTGAAGAGCAAATCGAATATGCAATTGAGGCATTGACGAGTGGTAACGAAGAGCTTATCGATCAGGTCATTACACGTGATCATCGTGTCAACGCTATGGAAGTATCGATCGATGAAATCTGCAATCAGATCATTGCGCGTCGCCAACCAACCGCAAGTGATTTACGTATGATCATGATGGTAATTAAAACGATTACTGATCTAGAACGCATCGGTGACGAGGCGGCGAAAATTGCTCGGATGGCGAAGTTGATATACTCATCTGATCGTATGCACATTCCGCGCTTCAATGAAATCAAACATGTCGCCAGTATTGCAATGGACATGTTGCATAAAGCGCTTGATTCCTTTGCTCGATTGGATTTAAATGCAGCCGCACAAATTGTCAGACAAGATGAGTTTGTAGATGAGGAGTTTCGTTCTATCTTGCGTCAATTAATTACGTTCATGATGGAAGATCCAAGAAAAATCTCTACGTGCCTGGAAATAGTATTTATCGCCAAAGCAATAGAACGTATTGGAGATCATGCAAAAAACATGTCGGAGTATGTTGTTTACATGGTAAAAGGCAAAGATGTGCGCCATGTAACGGCTGACCAGATTGAACAGGAAATCAGAGAATAA
- the pyk gene encoding pyruvate kinase translates to MIRRTKIVATLGPSSGNPKTLERMIRGGVDVVRINFSHGTREQHIELVEMTRSLARAAGFTVGVLADLQGPKIRIGKFEHGKIRLEVGDQFILDAACELGNQERVGLDYKELPGDLETGATLMLDDGRIVLGVSQVKGHQVFCVVEQGGILSNNKGINRKGGGLGAPALTGKDLEDIRTAAEFGADYLAVSFVRSGDDIRQARALLQEAGGKGMIMAKIERSEAILALDDILEASDAIMVARGDLAVEVGDAAVPALQKRMIRSARANNKIVVTATQMMESMITNPIPTRAEVSDVANAVLDGTDAVMLSAESAAGEYPVEAVEAMARVCLEAEKEYLVSIDRRMQSINPATIEEAIARATMYTAGGLQIRAIAALTQSGVTALLMSRRSSKVPIFALSPNEETRRRVTLFRGVYPVEFGEGLNDPEEILNLAEQELLDRGVVRSGDIMVMTIGEPVGKTGGTNTMKIIRVGEWKTRQGIDKN, encoded by the coding sequence ATGATTCGAAGAACAAAAATTGTAGCTACACTGGGTCCTTCCAGCGGTAATCCGAAAACTCTGGAACGTATGATCCGGGGCGGTGTCGATGTTGTTCGGATCAATTTCTCACATGGAACACGCGAACAACACATTGAATTGGTGGAGATGACACGCTCATTAGCGCGCGCGGCAGGTTTCACTGTTGGTGTTCTGGCCGATCTGCAAGGTCCTAAAATCCGCATCGGCAAGTTTGAACATGGCAAAATTAGACTTGAAGTGGGTGATCAGTTCATTCTCGATGCAGCATGTGAACTGGGCAATCAGGAACGAGTCGGTCTGGATTATAAAGAACTGCCCGGTGATTTGGAAACCGGAGCCACACTGATGCTGGATGATGGACGCATTGTACTGGGGGTATCTCAGGTGAAAGGTCACCAGGTATTCTGTGTAGTCGAGCAAGGCGGAATACTGTCAAATAATAAAGGTATTAACCGTAAAGGCGGTGGATTGGGCGCTCCGGCTCTGACTGGCAAGGATTTAGAAGATATCAGAACGGCTGCCGAGTTTGGCGCGGATTATCTGGCGGTATCATTTGTCCGCTCGGGTGACGATATACGACAGGCACGCGCATTGCTGCAAGAAGCTGGGGGTAAAGGCATGATTATGGCCAAAATCGAACGCTCGGAAGCTATTCTTGCGCTGGATGATATACTCGAAGCTTCGGATGCGATCATGGTGGCACGCGGAGACTTGGCAGTTGAAGTAGGTGATGCTGCTGTTCCAGCGTTACAGAAGAGAATGATACGCTCGGCACGGGCAAATAATAAAATTGTTGTGACCGCAACGCAAATGATGGAATCGATGATTACTAATCCGATTCCAACACGCGCTGAAGTATCGGATGTAGCCAATGCGGTACTCGATGGTACTGATGCAGTCATGTTGTCGGCGGAATCCGCTGCCGGTGAATATCCTGTTGAAGCAGTGGAAGCCATGGCCAGGGTTTGTTTGGAAGCGGAAAAGGAATATCTTGTTAGCATTGATCGGCGAATGCAGAGTATTAATCCGGCAACCATCGAAGAAGCGATTGCGCGTGCCACAATGTATACTGCGGGTGGTCTGCAGATTCGTGCGATTGCTGCATTGACGCAAAGCGGCGTGACCGCATTGTTGATGTCGCGCAGGAGTTCCAAGGTGCCTATTTTTGCGTTAAGCCCGAACGAAGAAACACGCAGAAGAGTTACCTTGTTCAGGGGTGTTTATCCTGTAGAATTTGGTGAAGGGTTGAATGATCCGGAAGAGATTCTGAATCTGGCCGAACAGGAATTACTCGACCGCGGGGTGGTGCGCAGTGGTGATATCATGGTGATGACAATAGGTGAGCCGGTAGGTAAGACGGGGGGTACCAATACCATGAAAATTATTAGAGTCGGTGAATGGAAAACAAGGCAAGGCATTGATAAAAATTAA
- a CDS encoding putative bifunctional diguanylate cyclase/phosphodiesterase → MAYSTKATNEDSSKSVTKNEQLLKIIERITCALRTLSAGNHTLLHASDEQELLHDMCQVIVEKGGYRMAGVAYAEHDKDKSFHWMASIGIDKEFLKALHYTWADTEMGRSATATAIRTGEPSVGRSILTDPVYATPAYAPLRENAIKFGYAAVTAFPLRVNEQVLGALVMGAIEPDAFDEEEVKLLSELADDLAYGVTNLRMRAKHQAAEATIARLAYYDPLTELPNRTLMLERLQDAIQTAKYHHHAFAVLHLNIVRLRGINQILGYRSGDQLLQQLAQRLMRTLKESEFLARVGEGEFALLLPSGGADCAIQVAQRLANALHDSVKVAGLMVDPRVSIGIALYPGHATEADTLLRRANAATNDVCPARGGYALYTGGQEQECTRRISLMGDFRQAIEQNELLLYCQPKVDIASRRVCGAEALVRWQHHVHGMLPTIEFIKLAENAGLITPLTHWMLDAVFSQSYAWHEAGIEQALSVNLSAHDLYDPMLVDRIQGLFSTWNVNPELIQFELTESTLMEEPSIALETLTKLKKLGTRLFIDDFGTGYSSLSYLQKLPVDSIKIDQSFVMPMEADNDSAVIVRSTIELGHNLGLEVVAEGVDNQVVWNLLATLECDVAQGYLIGMPMPAEQFSDWEDKWVRMSV, encoded by the coding sequence ATGGCATATTCTACTAAAGCGACCAATGAAGACAGTTCTAAATCAGTGACAAAGAATGAACAATTACTAAAGATAATTGAACGTATCACTTGCGCTCTCAGAACCTTGAGCGCTGGCAATCATACTTTATTACATGCCTCGGACGAGCAAGAATTGCTGCACGATATGTGCCAGGTCATCGTGGAAAAAGGTGGTTATCGTATGGCTGGTGTCGCATATGCTGAGCACGATAAAGATAAGAGTTTTCACTGGATGGCAAGTATCGGAATCGATAAAGAATTTTTGAAAGCGCTTCATTACACTTGGGCCGATACAGAAATGGGGCGCTCCGCGACAGCTACTGCGATCCGTACAGGCGAGCCCAGTGTGGGCAGAAGCATTCTCACAGATCCTGTCTATGCCACTCCTGCTTACGCCCCGCTTCGCGAGAATGCAATCAAGTTCGGCTACGCAGCAGTTACCGCTTTTCCTCTACGCGTGAATGAGCAAGTTCTCGGAGCCTTGGTCATGGGAGCGATCGAACCGGATGCTTTTGATGAAGAAGAGGTCAAGTTGCTTAGCGAATTGGCTGATGACTTGGCTTATGGCGTTACCAATCTGCGCATGCGCGCCAAGCATCAGGCAGCCGAAGCTACCATTGCGCGACTGGCTTATTATGATCCTCTGACGGAATTGCCCAATCGCACCCTTATGCTTGAGCGCTTGCAAGATGCCATTCAAACGGCAAAATATCATCACCACGCCTTCGCTGTCTTGCATCTGAATATTGTTCGCCTGCGTGGAATCAATCAAATCTTAGGTTATCGCTCCGGTGATCAATTGCTGCAACAACTGGCTCAGCGTTTGATGCGTACCCTGAAAGAAAGCGAATTCTTGGCGCGGGTGGGGGAAGGTGAGTTTGCTTTGCTTTTGCCCAGCGGAGGAGCTGATTGTGCGATTCAAGTTGCGCAACGGTTGGCCAATGCCTTACATGACTCCGTGAAAGTGGCGGGCCTGATGGTCGATCCACGCGTCAGCATAGGCATTGCTCTTTATCCAGGTCACGCCACTGAAGCTGATACCTTGTTGCGGCGTGCCAATGCCGCCACTAATGATGTGTGTCCTGCCCGAGGCGGCTATGCCCTATACACGGGGGGACAGGAACAAGAATGTACCCGGCGCATTTCATTGATGGGAGATTTTCGTCAAGCAATCGAACAAAATGAGCTATTGCTGTATTGTCAGCCTAAGGTCGATATTGCGTCGCGGCGCGTGTGTGGAGCGGAAGCCTTGGTGCGTTGGCAGCATCATGTGCATGGCATGCTACCAACTATCGAATTTATAAAGCTTGCTGAGAATGCCGGTTTAATTACACCTTTAACGCACTGGATGCTTGATGCGGTTTTCAGTCAAAGTTATGCCTGGCATGAAGCAGGGATAGAACAGGCCTTGTCAGTGAATTTGTCCGCGCATGATTTGTACGATCCTATGCTCGTCGATCGTATTCAAGGTCTATTTTCCACTTGGAATGTTAATCCGGAACTGATTCAGTTTGAATTAACTGAGAGTACCCTGATGGAAGAACCATCTATTGCATTGGAGACTTTAACCAAATTAAAGAAACTCGGAACCCGGCTATTCATTGATGACTTTGGCACGGGATATTCGAGCTTGAGTTACTTGCAAAAGCTACCGGTAGACTCAATCAAGATTGATCAGTCATTTGTCATGCCAATGGAGGCGGATAATGACTCAGCTGTGATTGTGCGCTCGACCATTGAACTTGGGCATAACCTCGGTTTAGAAGTGGTGGCGGAAGGGGTGGATAATCAGGTTGTGTGGAATCTCCTGGCAACATTGGAGTGCGATGTAGCGCAAGGCTATTTGATTGGCATGCCGATGCCGGCAGAGCAATTCAGTGACTGGGAAGACAAATGGGTGCGTATGTCAGTGTAA
- the fba gene encoding class II fructose-bisphosphate aldolase (catalyzes the reversible aldol condensation of dihydroxyacetonephosphate and glyceraldehyde 3-phosphate in the Calvin cycle, glycolysis, and/or gluconeogenesis), with translation MALVSLRQLLDHAAENSYGLPAFNVNNLEQIQAIMQAADECNSPVIMQGSAGARKYAGEAFLRHLIAAAVEAYPHIPIVMHQDHGASPSVCVNAIRSGFSSVMMDGSLQADAKTPSTYEYNVNVTADVVNTAHSVGVSVEGELGCLGSLESGMGEAEDGHGAEGVLSHDQLLTDPEEAADFVRKTGVDALAIAIGTSHGAYKFTRKPTGDILAIQRIKEIHARIPNTHLVMHGSSSVPQDWLDIIRQYGGDIKETYGVPVEEIQEGIKYGVRKINIDTDIRLAMTGAIRRSLEKDKSNFDPRKFLKEATAAAKDICKARFEAFGCAGQAGKIKPISLEDMANRYTKGELNAIIK, from the coding sequence ATGGCACTTGTATCATTAAGACAATTACTTGACCATGCAGCAGAAAACAGCTATGGCTTGCCCGCGTTTAATGTCAATAATCTGGAACAAATCCAGGCAATCATGCAAGCAGCGGATGAATGCAATAGCCCGGTGATCATGCAAGGTTCCGCTGGTGCAAGAAAATATGCCGGTGAAGCATTCTTGCGCCACTTAATTGCTGCCGCGGTAGAAGCTTATCCCCATATTCCTATTGTAATGCACCAAGATCATGGGGCTTCTCCATCGGTTTGTGTCAACGCGATTCGTAGTGGATTCTCGAGTGTAATGATGGATGGTTCTTTACAAGCCGATGCCAAAACACCGTCCACTTATGAATACAATGTAAACGTCACGGCGGATGTTGTTAATACTGCGCATTCAGTCGGTGTTTCCGTGGAAGGCGAGCTGGGTTGCCTGGGCTCACTGGAATCCGGCATGGGCGAAGCGGAAGACGGGCACGGCGCAGAGGGTGTTTTGTCCCATGATCAATTGCTTACTGACCCTGAAGAAGCCGCCGATTTCGTTCGCAAAACCGGCGTGGATGCATTGGCTATTGCGATTGGAACTTCGCATGGCGCTTACAAATTTACCCGCAAACCTACAGGTGACATTCTGGCGATTCAACGTATTAAGGAAATCCACGCGCGCATTCCTAATACCCATCTGGTAATGCACGGCTCCAGCTCAGTACCGCAAGACTGGCTGGATATCATTCGTCAATATGGTGGTGACATCAAAGAAACCTATGGTGTTCCGGTAGAAGAAATCCAAGAAGGTATCAAGTATGGCGTGCGTAAGATCAATATCGATACCGATATTCGCCTGGCTATGACGGGCGCAATTCGCCGTAGTTTGGAAAAAGACAAAAGCAATTTTGATCCGCGCAAATTCCTGAAAGAAGCGACTGCAGCTGCCAAGGATATTTGTAAAGCACGCTTCGAAGCTTTTGGTTGTGCAGGACAAGCAGGAAAAATCAAACCAATTTCACTCGAAGATATGGCTAATCGCTATACTAAAGGTGAATTGAACGCTATTATTAAGTAA